From the Oryza glaberrima chromosome 5, OglaRS2, whole genome shotgun sequence genome, one window contains:
- the LOC127773905 gene encoding beta-1,3-galactosyltransferase pvg3-like, producing MSSSSSLYKQLGLGAGSPVSASHLLLLVLGAGFLALTVFVVHPNEFRIQSFFSGGCGRPGTDAATAAVAASPVKNVSGGASDAAAATTAARSPDDDVRVLIGIQTLPSKYERRNLLRTIYSLQAREQPSLAGSVDVRFVFCNVTSPVDAVLVSLEAIRHGDIIVLDCAENMDNGKTYTFFSTVARAFNSSDGSGSGSGSGSPAPPRYDYVMKADDDTYLRLAALVESLRGAARRDAYYGLQMPCDRENFYPFPPFMSGMGYALSWDLVQWVATAEESRRDHVGPEDMWTGRWLNLAGKAKNRYDMSPRMYNYRGASPPSCFRRDFAPDTIAVHMLKDAARWAETLRYFNATAALRPSHL from the coding sequence atgtcgtcgtcttcctcattGTACAAGCAGCTCGGCCTCGGAGCCGGCTCTCCCGTCTCCGCCTCTCACCTGCTTCTGCTCGTCCTCGGCGCCGGCTTCCTCGCGCTCACCGTCTTCGTCGTCCACCCCAACGAGTTCCGCATCCAGTCTTTCTTctccggcggctgcggccgTCCTGGCacggacgccgccaccgccgccgttgctgcctCGCCGGTCAAGAATGTCAGCGGCGGCGCAAGTGATGCTGCTGCCGCGACCacggcggcgcggtcgccggACGACGACGTGAGGGTGCTCATCGGCATCCAGACGCTGCCGAGCAAGTACGAGCGGCGCAACCTGCTGCGGACCATCTACTCGCTCCAGGCCAGGGAGCAGCCGTCCCTCGCCGGCAGCGTCGACGTCCGGTTCGTCTTCTGCAACGTGACGTCCCCCGTCGACGCGGTGCTGGTGTCGCTGGAGGCCATCCGCCACGGCGACATCATCGTCCTCGACTGCGCCGAGAACATGGACAACGGCAAGACGTacaccttcttctccaccgtGGCGCGCGCCTTCAACTCCAGCGACGGCTCGGGCTCGGGCTCGGGCtcgggctcgccggcgccgccgcggtacGACTACGTGATGAAGGCCGACGACGACACGTACCTCCGGCTGGCGGCGCTGGTGGAGTCcctgcgcggcgcggcgcggcgcgacgcgtACTACGGACTCCAGATGCCGTGCGACCGCGAGAACTTCTACCCGTTCCCGCCGTTCATGTCCGGGATGGGGTACGCGCTGTCGTGGGACCTCGTCCAgtgggtggcgacggcggaggagagcCGGCGCGACCACGTCGGGCCGGAGGACATGTGGACGGGGCGGTGGCTCAACCTCGCCGGCAAGGCCAAGAACCGGTACGACATGTCGCCGCGGATGTACAACTACCggggcgcctcgccgccgagctgcTTCCGCCGCGACTTCGCCCCGGACACCATCGCCGTCCACATGCTCAAGGACGCCGCCCGCTGGGCCGAGACGCTCCGCTACTtcaacgccaccgccgcgctccggCCATCCCACCTCTGA
- the LOC127774949 gene encoding uncharacterized protein LOC127774949 yields the protein MSDPGEPSKHSQWMSHWTKGSSSAEPQVGRSNDSPEDAKYDICEDNSGPSNFEIMKSRLFERLMVGISQERASLEHGQKLNSNMKVVVKDARRHAVQNQIDQGDGPIQKSVMQKDVLYAKAVVSKSLSIQKLSELSVDCQKLAGSDDLSSEWNHFPMLAINRKIDSILNPKWKSAKSTGPYDVFVPKQTLKLNMTTANLMAFSSQEYELHSHRTTDETMDHCKHAGGIVSRLEDHAGVMLNPAEQKLKGQLLPATSCSCSKDDSNSSDSLLDEQHTSRYIADSDQEPTCRSREKRLKSSESNDTNCKIGSCSQNQKSRKPGHHKHKGSAGVMFRTSVPGKEFEAAEINCSDKINQRHLNTQRIVSAANVTGSCIPDPAADISTVNGRGEAVTQPSGISGDSTKRKAPYLFEMLTIPSKAQNMNPEDSLPSGNSTAFGVHMYGTNIGSHLFGANNKSSTETETLSGDSQHVSKSSAGIASLLAQKAKSEQLATLYMKGASGCNVNEHQGVSSKAIVAYKQQCYNPRTARMDLDLMQFQLSRMRNQESQARTEPGDRWLKRLQIDSKDPHHLPCSKRSKAGDGSGRPVTGGASSMAPRCDGSNDDDDIVDRDHKEEQGLDEGVEIQGGREASPVPAKSDDRWIGRWCQGGVPVYHEDDHDQRKEVTKPDIAAGDSGGVEGQFPSIKAMAMMGRAMSKVRPCQQERRGSFMVWKA from the exons ATGAGTGACCCTGGAGAGCCTTCTAAGCATTCCCAATGGATGTCACACTGGACCAAAGGAAGCAGCAGTGCAGAGCCCCAAGTTGGAAGAAGTAATGATTCTCCGGAGGATGCGAAATATGACATTTGCGAGGACAATTCTGGGCCTTCAAACTTTGAGATCATGAAATCTAGATTGTTTGAAAGGCTAATGGTAGGAATCAGCCAAGAAAGAGCTTCGTTGGAGCATGGACAGAAGTTAAATTCTAACATGAAAGTAGTGGTAAAAGATGCTCGCCGACACGCTGTGCAAAACCAAATTGATCAGGGAGACGGGCCAATTCAAAAATCTGTGATGCAAAAAGATGTCTTATATGCTAAGGCTGTTGTATCAAAATCACTTTCCATTCAGAAGCTTTCAGAGTTATCAGTGGATTGTCAGAAACTTGCAGGTTCAGATGACCTGAGTTCAGAGTGGAACCATTTTCCTATGCTTGCAATCAACAGAAAAATTGACTCCATTCTCAACCCTAAGTGGAAGTCTGCAAAGAGTACTGGACCCTATGACGTTTTTGTGCCAAAACAAACTCTGAAGCTAAACATGACTACAGCTAATCTGATGGCATTCTCATCTCAGGAATATGAGCTGCATTCTCATCGAACAACCGACGAGACAATGGATCACTGCAAACATGCAGGAGGCATTGTATCTCGCCTGGAAGATCATGCTGGTGTCATGTTGAATCCTGCAGAGCAAAAATTAAAAGGTCAATTATTGCCAGCAACGTCATGTTCGTGTAGCAAGGATGACAGTAACTCATCTGATAGTCTATTAGATGAGCAGCATACAAGCCGCTACATTGCAGATTCAGATCAGGAACCAACCTGCAGATCTCGTGAAAAAAGGTTGAAATCTTCAGAAAGCAATGACACGAACTGTAAAATTGGAAGTTGCTCCCAGAATCAGAAGTCAAGAAAACCTGGACATCATAAACACAAAGGTTCTGCGGGAGTCATGTTTCGTACGTCAGTACCTGGTAAAGAATTTGAAGCTGCTGAAATTAATTGTTCCGACAAAATTAATCAGCGACATCTGAATACACAGAGAATAGTATCTGCAGCGAATGTCACTGGCTCCTGCATACCTGATCCAGCTGCAGACATATCTACAGTAAATGGTAGGGGGGAGGCAGTGACCCAGCCATCGGGCATATCTGGAGATTCAACTAAACGAAAAGCTCCATATTTATTTGAAATGCTAACCATACCTTCCAAAGCTCAAAATATGAATCCTGAAGATTCACTGCCTTCAGGAAACTCGACTGCTTTTGGAGTTCACATGTACGGCACAAATATTGGCAGTCATCTATTTGGAGCAAATAACAAATCATCAACTGAAACTGAAACATTATCCGGCGACAGTCAACATGTTTCAAAATCCTCAGCAG GCATCGCCTCATTGTTGGCACAAAAG GCAAAATCCGAGCAGCTCGCGACTCTGTACATGAAAGGAGCATCAGGATGCAATGTGAATGAACATCAAGGTGTTTCCTCCAAGGCAATTGTCGCCTATAAGCAACAATGCTACAATCCAAGAACAGCACGCATGGACTTAGATCTCATGCAATTCCAGTTGAGCAGAATGAGAAACCAAGAATCACAAGCGCGAACCGAACCAGGCGACAGATGGCTAAAACGCCTACAGATTGACAGCAAGGACCCTCATCATCTTCCTTGCTCCAAGAGGTCAAAAGCTGGAGACGGATCCGGTCGTCCAGTCACCGGAGGAGCAAGCAGCATGGCACCCCGTTGCGACGggagcaacgacgacgacgacattgTTGACCGTGATCATAAGGAGGAACAAGGATTGGATGAAGGGGTGGAAATTCAAGGCGGCCGAGAAGCATCTCCTGTTCCGGCAAAGAGTGATGACCGGTGGATTGGGAGATGGTGCCAGGGTGGTGTTCCTGTGTACCATGAAGATGATCATGATCAGAGGAAGGAAGTAACAAAGCCTGATATTGCCGCCGGTGACTCCGGAGGAGTTGAAGGTCAGTTCCCAAGCATCAAGGCGATGGCGATGATGGGACGAGCAATGAGCAAGGTTCGGCCGTGTCAGCAAGAGAGGAGGGGATCCTTCATGGTGTGGAAGGCGTAG
- the LOC127774035 gene encoding CRM-domain containing factor CFM3, chloroplastic/mitochondrial, giving the protein MALSELPLHHSFRLSSRPHLRLLPLRLLSSRHASSSSTTTAAASSSSSGGNRAPPAPNPTRGAPWLQKWGPTDPAAPPPPPPAPSPTSSIDRIVHRLRNLGLASDDDEPAAAAATATAPPDGNERLSDLLDRSWARPDQQFAASSFDESVLPWERDEVARGRENEEDGVKRRRVRAPSLAELTIEDEELRRLRRLGMTLRDRITVPKAGVTQAVTEKIHDAWRKSELVRLKFHEDLAHDMKTAHELVERRTGGLIIWRSGSVMVVYRGSNYKRPLKSETLDGNSSAVKGADGTLFIPDASSPTEHDSQGKDVNTQREIAARLNMQNTEDMTEEELEFNQMLDELGPRFVDWWGTGILPVDADLLPQTIPGYKTPFRLLPTGMRLTLTNAELTNLRKLARDLPCHFALGRNRNHQGLAAAIVKLWEKSLVVKIAVKRGIQNTNNKLMSEEIKNLTGGTLLLRNKYYIVIYRGKDFLPTSVAAALAEREELTKDIQNVEEQKRCIPVVHSMDDSLDGHALAGTLAEFQEAQARWGREVTAKEQEEMKEASSRSVKEKLFKRLEHKLSIAQAKIHRAERLLSKIEASMVLANPSDDKEMITDEERSVFRRIGLRLKAYLPVGIRGVFDGVIENMHLHWKHREVVKLITKQKTLPFVEETARLLEYESGGILVAIERIPKGYALIFYRGKNYRRPINIRPRNLLTKAKALKRAVAMQRHEALSQHIAELENNIRQMKLDLGIEVDEEYEEDGSDSENENNEAVSSARYDEDQDDFDESSDEDEYDDYDEDDDDDDDEGVDS; this is encoded by the exons ATGGCGCTCTCCGAGCTCCCGCTCCACCACTCCTtccgcctctcctcccgcccccacctccgcctcctcccgctccgcctcctctcctcccgccacgcctcctcctcctccaccaccaccgccgccgcgtcctcctcctcctccggcggcaaCCGCGCCCCTCCGGCTCCAAATCCAACCCGAGGCGCGCCGTGGCTGCAGAAGTGGGGGCCCACcgaccccgccgcgccgccgccaccacctccggctccCTCCCCGACCTCCTCCATCGACCGAatcgtccaccgcctccgcaaCCTCGGCCtcgccagcgacgacgacgagcccgccgccgccgccgccacggccaccgcgcCTCCCGACGGCAACGAGCGCCTCAGCGACCTGCTCGACCGCAGCTGGGCGCGCCCCGACCAGCAGTTCGCCGCCTCCAGCTTCGACGAGTCCGTCCTCCCCTGGGAGAGGGATGAGGTCGCGCGAGGAAGAGAGAACGAGGAGGACggggtgaagaggaggagggttAGGGCGCCCTCGCTGGCCGAGCTCACGATCGAGGACGAGGAGCTGCGTCGCCTCCGGCGGCTGGGGATGACTCTTCGGGACCGCATCACCGTGCCCAAGGCGGGCGTCACGCAAGCCGTCACGGAGAAGATCCACGACGCCTGGAGGAAATCAGAGTTGGTCCGGCTCAAGTTCCACGAGGACCTCGCGCACGACATGAAAACTGCTCATGAGCTAGTCGAG CGACGGACAGGAGGATTGATCATATGGAGGTCTGGGAGTGTTATGGTGGTTTACAGAGGGAGCAATTACAAAAGGCCTTTGAAATCTGAAACATTGGATGGTAACTCATCAGCGGTGAAAGGGGCAGACGGTACATTGTTCATCCCGGATGCATCAAGCCCCACAGAGCATGATAGCCAGGGGAAGGATGTAAACACCCAACGTGAGATTGCAGCCAGATTAAACATGCAGAATACTGAGGACATGACTGAAGAGGAGCTGGAGTTCAATCAAATGCTTGATGAGTTGGGCCCTCGTTTTGTGGATTGGTGGGGAACAGGCATTTTACCTGTGGATGCCGACTTGTTGCCTCAAACAATTCCTGGTTATAAAACACCATTTAGACTTCTTCCAACTGGAATGCGTTTGACCCTAACCAATGCAGAGCTGACTAATTTGCGGAAGTTAGCAAGGGATCTTCCATGCCATTTTGCTCTAG GGAGAAACCGGAATCATCAAGGCCTTGCAGCAGCTATTGTTAAGCTCTGGGAGAAGAGTTTGGTGGTGAAAATAGCTGTGAAACGTGGAATCCAGAATACAAACAACAAGCTAATGTCAGAAGAAATAAAG AATCTAACAGGGGGCACCTTGCTTCTTCGAAATAAGTACTACATTGTAATATATCGTGGAAAAGACTTCCTTCCAACATCTGTTGCAGCTGCTTTGGCTGAAAGAGAGGAGTTGACAAAAGATATCCAGAATGTAGAGGAGCAGAAAAGATGCATTCCGGTTGTGCACTCAATGGATGACAGTTTAGATGGGCATGCTCTTGCGGGTACTCTTGCTGAATTTCAGGAGGCTCAAGCTCGTTGGGGAAGGGAAGTAACTGCTAAGGAGCAAGAAGAAATGAAAGAAGCATCTTCTAGATCAGTGAAGGAAAAGCTTTTCAAGAGACTAGAGCACAAACTTTCCATT GCACAGGCAAAAATACATAGAGCAGAGCGGTTACTATCAAAGATAGAAGCTTCTATGGTCCTTGCTAATCCATCTGATGATAAAGAAATGATTACAGATGAGGAAAGATCTGTTTTCCGTAGAATCGGTTTACGTCTTAAGGCATACTTGCCTGTTG GAATTCGTGGTGTCTTTGATGGCGTCATTGAAAATATGCACTTGCATTGGAAGCACAGGGAAGTTGTCAAATTGATAACAAAGCAGAAGACTCTGCCCTTTGTTGAGGAGACGGCACGGCTTCTAGAGTATGAGAGTGGCGGTATACTAGTCGCCATTGAAAGAATTCCAAAGGGCTATGCACTTATATTTTACCGTGGAAAGAATTATAGGAGGCCTATTAACATAAGGCCTAGGAATCTTTTAACAAAAGCAAAGGCATTGAAGCGTGCTGTTGCAATGCAGCGTCATGAG GCCCTCAGTCAGCATATAGCTGAACTGGAAAACAATATAAGGCAGATGAAGTTGGATTTG GGCATTGAGGTTGATGAGGAATATGAAGAGGACGGTTCAGATTCAGAAAATGAGAATAATGAAGCAGTTTCCTCTGCAAGATACGATGAG GACCAAGATGATTTTGATGAATCAAGTGATGAAGATGAATATGATGAttatgatgaagatgatgacgatgacgatgacgaagGCGTTGATAGCTAG
- the LOC127775140 gene encoding uncharacterized protein LOC127775140, which translates to MPAQSERLRLPAAAPMPRGAHALYGLLALLGASVVVWSVAGKPPAAHAGHALAGFLLWLLGMIALLLSPYAAQPLFPVATTANLAVEKLKHLFSNPRTPAQAQAPAPALA; encoded by the coding sequence ATGCCGGCGCAGTCGGAGAGACTTCGCttgccagcggcggcgccgatgccgCGCGGTGCGCACGCTCTCTACGGACTACTCGCGCTGCTCGGCGCGTCGGTGGTGGTGTGGTCCGTCGCCGGCaagccgcccgccgcccacgccggGCACGCACTCGCCGGCTTCCTGCTTTGGCTGCTGGGGATGATAGCACTGCTGCTGTCCCCGTACGCCGCGCAGCCATTGTTCCCGGTTGCAACTACTGCCAATCTCGCCGTGGAGAAACTGAAGCATCTCTTCTCCAACCCCCGGACGccggcgcaggcgcaggcgccggcgccggctttGGCTTAA
- the LOC127773906 gene encoding guanine nucleotide-binding protein subunit beta-like protein B, with protein sequence MAGQESLTLAGVLRGHNDMVTAIAAPIDNSPFIVSSSRDKSLLVWDITNPSSAVATDPEAAPPEYGVSYRRLTGHSHFVQDVVLSSDGQFALSGSWDGELRLWDLATGRTTRRFVGHTKDVLSVAFSVDNRQIVSAARDNTIKLWNTLGECKYTIGGDHGAGEGHTGWVSCVRFSPNPMAPTIVSGSWDRSVKVWNLTNCKLRTKLEGHNGYVNAVAVSPDGSLCASGGKDGTTLLWDLTEGKMLYKLDAGAIIHSLCFSPNRYWLCAATEDSVKIWDLESKLVMQDLKPEVQAFKSQMLYCTSLSWSADGSTLFAGYTDGTIRVWKVSGFGGYAI encoded by the exons atggcgggccAGGAGTCGCTCACCCTGGCGGGCGTCCTGCGCGGACACAACGACATGGTGACGGCGATCGCGGCGCCGATCGACAACTCGCCCTtcatcgtctcctcctcccgcgaCAAGTCGCTGCTGGTGTGGGACATCACCAACCCGTCCTCCGCCGTGGCCACGGATCCCGAGGCGGCCCCGCCGGAGTACGGCGTCTCGTACCGCCGCCTCACCGGCCACTCCCACTTCGTCCAGGACGTCGTCCTCAGCTCCGACGGCCAGTTCGCGCTCTCGGGATCCTGGGACGGCGAGCTCCGCCTCTGGGACCTAGCCACCGGCCGCACCACCCGCCGCTTCGTCGGCCACACCAAGGACGTCCTCTCCGTCGCCTTCTCCGTCGACAACCGCCAGATCGTCTCCGCGGCGCGCGACAACACCATCAAGCTCTGGAACACCCTCGGCGAGTGCAAGTACACCAtcggcggcgaccatggcgccggcgagggccaCACCGGGTGGGTCTCCTGCGTCAGATTCTCCCCCAACCCCATGGCCCCCACCATCGTCTCCGGCTCGTGGGATCGCAGCGTCAAGGTCTGGAACCTCACGAACTGCAAGCTGCGCACCAAGCTCGAGGGCCACAACGGCTACGTCAACGCCGTCGCCGTGAGCCCAGACGGCTCCCTGTGTGCCTCCGGTGGGAAGGACGGAACCACCCTGCTCTGGGATCTCACCGAGGGGAAGATGCTGTACaagctcgacgccggcgccatCATCCACTCCCTCTGCTTCTCGCCCAACCGCTACTGGCTCTGCGCCGCGACAGAGGACTCCGTCAAGATCTGGGACCTCGAGTCCAAGCTCGTCATGCAGGACCTCAAGCCAGAAGTCCAGGCCTTCAAGAGCCAG ATGCTGTACTGCACAAGTTTGAGCTGGAGCGCTGATGGCAGCACCCTCTTCGCTGGCTACACTGATGGAACTATCAGGGTTTGGAAGGTCTCAGGGTTTGGCGGCTATGCAATCTAG